Genomic window (Arachis hypogaea cultivar Tifrunner chromosome 13, arahy.Tifrunner.gnm2.J5K5, whole genome shotgun sequence):
TAGTAGATATAGTTGAAAAGATTACATGATCAAATGAGTTTTATGGCGAATATTTATAGAAAATTAAAGTACAAAACCAgcatcaattattaaaataatctagcagaaaattcaaaaattgacATCTATTGTGAAGACTCCGAATTGGAGGTGCTATTCTCTTGTTCTTGTTATTTgtatcttttatatattttctccAAAACCACAAAACTTGCATCAGACCATCATTTTGAACATGCAATAGAAATACATGTGGTTACATTGTGAACTTAGTCAATATAAATTTAACAAACACAAAAAGTCGTATAAGCCTAGAAGATGTCATTCCAAATCCTTTTCTTGTCATACACAAACATTAATGGATTATAATTAACAAATGCACCAAAGAAATGGGGATTAAACATAGGAACTTCAGGAACATGACTAACAAAATTTAAAGCATACTTCGAAATTTTGGATATATGCAATTCCAACAAAGTTGTCAAACTTAAATAACAAACCAGTGTATTAGGAATACAGAAGCTGAACAATGTCTATTCTCTAAGCTCACAACTAAAGTCTGTTCTCTTTCTTACTAACAGTGAATATTGAATGCAACTCTACTATATTATGATGACCAGAAATTTATTTATTGcgtataattaaaagaaaatgctacaaaaaaatttaaaattaattaagataatatttttgttagaaGAGATTAAGACTTTCAATTCTCATGAGATATGTTcgatcaattaatttttttatgcaaatacaTTACAAAATaataagtaattaattattaGGCCTAACAATCCTATAGATAACAAGATTTAACTTCTAATTGATAAAGAAAGACCAATTTTACATAATGTATCTCTCGAACTCATGTCTCACATAATGTATTAAGATCGCTTCAACGGCTTAcactaatttcttttaaaaaaaaagcaaaaaaaaaagggtagaggaataaaataaaataaaataaaaattgtggTGCGAAAACAGTATAAAAACCTCCAAATTCATAAAAATTGccatagaaaaagtaataaaattaaaaataaaatggaaCCTGAATAGTGAGCAGGGACAGAAATGAATCACAACAACGTAGAGGAATTGAAAAGTGCGGTGCGGAGGCGATAGAAGGAGTGAAAGTAAAATAGAATATGAGTAGTGTACAGGGACAAAAATGAAATACAACAACGCAgaatagtagtattaatgtctaatgcaatttttaaaactaaattgtaACTTTTTAAGAAGTTATTAAGTATTTatggagaaattaaaaaaaaagttattcttttaaaatgagtacttttagaactaaaaaaccaaatacaaaataacttatttataagctacttttaatataaatatttattgtttaagctatttttttaaaaggaaCTTAATTAAACTGTATACCTAAACTAAACCTTTATCTTAtacaaaatttagaggatctaaaaTTCATGTTTATTATATGATTTATATGATTGATATTTATAgcgagatatttttatttaaattaaataaatataaaatttataaaaatatataaagtattCTGTAATTACAGATATGCACAATTAGCCTAATTTCGGTTACCGAGAgagtttcaaaaattaaacacATCTCGGATTGTGTCAAAAGAGTTAGATGGGGTCTCAATATAATATAAACTCATATCGAGATATGCAAAATGCACGAATTGGTGACTCGTACCGAGATGTActcatccaatttaattcaaataattttaaattttaaaattataaaaatatttcatttaaaatttagattattataatttaaattaatattttaatttaattcaataaaaataaatatacttgtattattgtattaattatttatgagtactacaaaattaattttaaaaaaatatattattaaattaaattatgcgcgtataaaaataaattgactaTACTCTACACGTATAAATACATTATTAATTACTTATTATTAAAATGTACTTAATCTAATAATGCCATCTTCTATGTTGGTTTGATATAGTAAGATAACatctataaaatataaaattaatctaataatttaattataaataattaaatataataatttctcAATACTCATAAATAATCAGTATAATAATACgagtatatttaattaataatttttaataaaaataaatatatctaattattatttataaaaaaataccttattttttttataaaaagttaatttttaatttatttattacttattattaaaataaaagtttaaaatttttatttataaataccaTTGGAATCTGGAGGAAACAAcgtattcataaaaaaaatttgaacttaCTGACAACAGTTATGCAGTGGGATAAGTTATGCAGTGGGATAAGAAGTATTTATGGCAATTTCACATCATCTAAGACCAACAAcagatatgttttttttttttttcatccttATATACCCTCCCTCATCTTATTCAGTGTCTCATGAGTTTTTAACAATCCAATAATCAGTTTTTAATAATCCAATAATCAGTACCAGTATAATTTGTATCATGATCAACCTCATACTCACATATTCTATCAAAAATACCATTGGAATAAAGAATCAACATATCAATTACTGAGTCATCAATTCGCGCATTGTGTATATTTCGAATATTGAGTTCGTATTCTATTCTTGCATGTATCTCGGTACTTAGACAATTAGACCTCATTTAAATCTTTTGATATAGATTGTGGtcaattatgtatttatgtaattatgttgtactttatgtatttttgtaaattttatatttatttaatttaaataaaaaaatccatttaTAGCATTAATAGGATTTGTTTGggtaagtttaaaaattttttttaattatttttttaaaagattttttaaaagagtgaaaataattttatatttagatatctcatataaaaaaattatttatcaattatatttgggtacaataatataaaagtattttttatttatttattacgtaaaaaatattttttataaaaaaaatcttttttaaaaaaactgtaaattataacttctcaaaaaaaatattggtatttttacttttattattataaatttgtcAAACATACTAAACAATAAAAAagttctttttttattgaaaatagattttttttatcaacttaataaTACCTAAACAAGCACATATAGTCTAGTTAATTATAACTACTTTTAAGTAAATACATATTTCTAAATCTAAAAATATGTTTAtctaaaataatttaaagtttaaattctatcattctatttttttatggAACTTAAATTTTAAACATCTTTTATCtagagtattttttattattttaaatattcgcTTCTTGCATTGGTCCGATTgccagtttatttatttttgtatgagGTGCTATTTtacatttttctattataatATTTGGTGTCAAACTTAACTTTTTTtcaacaatatttttaatttgtttctttatttttttttattaaacaacGGGGCAAACGTCTAGAAAAACAAACTTACAGAAAAATCACTTTAGGAAGAGCTTTTCCAATATAAAggtatgttttaattttttttatcgttTATACCCTTGACTAATGATCATGAACTATATATGTGTACTGATATCTTAAATAAGAAATAAGAAAACTCTTAAGATTAAATTAgtctaaatattttaaatatttttaaattaatgataTCTTAATGTGTGTGTTCTTCTATAATAGGTAACTTGTATATTTGCACAAGTTTAAATTGGATTGATCTTATTCTTATCGTATTTGAATAAATGGCATGAATAATGAATTAGATTAGATTAGCTTGCATATTTAATTTCAAACTGATTCattcatattatattatataagataatattattatttattattaatttatactcttatttacaataattttttgaaaacaattcTTTAACATAGCCTCTTTAATAACAtactttaatctatatttttaaatattaataataaaaaataataaaatatgattaCTTAAACCCCAAAATGGTCTCTAAGATTGGCGTCGTAACTAAAATCGTTCTGAGATTCTAATTACACTAATTACGTCATTGAGATTGACAAAAATGCACCACATTAGTCCGTGATCCATTTTTTATTAACGGCGTGATGACATGGCGTgttagtgacacgtgtcaccCCATGATTTAaccacgtgtaatggtatgatgatgtgttgactagtgacacgtggcatgctgacatGGATAGTTGCGTCgcgtgtcacaatgctatttggCCACGTGTTTGTTTGTGCCACatgtcgcaacagtattcgtccacatgtcatccattatgtcatgattgtagatgcaccaaattagCCTCTCACTTTGcgttaagtgactcattttagtctctaaaattgAATGTCTTGCACCAAACCAAACTAGTCTCTTTACtagttttttctccttttttttttctataaattcaaaactATCAATATTTTTGAAtccattaatttcaattctattttttcacatgttatttaaatacaagtacttttataaaatattttttctcttgcggGTACCTTGAACCGCAatcttggagttgacgtgaagatATTTCAAACACCCCcactaccatctccgacctcttcAGTCTAGACAAAAGAAGTCGGAGATGGTACTGAGGGTACCCTCGGTTCGGTCTAGCCCATTTTCACACAATGAAAATAAGTATTTCATAagaaccgaaaaaaaaaatgtgtattttagttcttaatttcttgttaaaaatacatttttttttatgaaaaaatgtgtctaatcaatcgtattattctttttttataataacatacttatatattacaaaatttatcaatattaaattattatagaaaaaaattatataattaaaactaaaattttaaaaatttttataaaagcacttgtatttaaacaatatgtgaaaaaataaaattgaaattaatgtatctaaaatattgaaaattttaaattttaaaaaaaatgagaaaaaactagTGAAGAGACTAGTTTGGTATATGATATTCAATTTCAAGAACTAAAATAAGTCACTTAaggcaaagtgagggactaatttggagcatctacaatgatgacataatagatgacacgtggacgaatactgttgcaACACATGGTACAAACAGACACGTGGccaaatagcattgtgacacgtgtcacaaccatccacgtcagcatgccacgtgtcactggttaacacatcatcataccattacacaTGGTCAAATCATAGAGTGACACATGTCACTAATATGCCACATCATCAAGACATATCATCACGCCATTAATAGAAAATGGGTCAGGGACTAACGTGGTGCATTTTTGTTAATCTCAGAGACGTAATTACTtcaattgaaattttaaagacgaattgaaattttaaagacGATTTTAGTGTACGACACCAATCTCAGGGCTCATTTTGGAGTTTAACTCAAAATGTGATATCTCTCTAACATACCtctttaaaaataatacaaactCATGATTTGTAACAAACACAAAATGAAGTCCTTGTAAAAATTACAAGTATCTCCGAAAATTTAACTGAAAAAAGCCTAAGCCTAACAATACTTCGCAGGTTTCTTTGCAAATATGAACCGAGTTTCTTAAGACGAAAAGACTTTAACATGAGCTTGAGCATGAAACAAATGCCAAGATATTTTTGTAACGTTTTATATGAAGATTAAGTTACATCGTCAAACGTGTATGCTCATCAGCTCATCATTGATTTCTCATCTTTTAttaatttcttccctttttctcgGTGTAACCTTTCTAATAGTAGGGATGTGCACATGACCAAATCGTGTAATTTACACAAGAAAAGatccattctttcattctctGGCTGCAAGGAAGCCATTTTTCTagtaaatcctaaaatcaaaacTATATACCAACAATTCTTGAAAACTTGAACCAAATTTAAGTCTATAtccaaaaagaaataaagaaaaaacacACATGAAGATGAAGTCAAGAGTCTCCATTTGATATAACAATCTAAAACTTAGTTGAAGTCTGAAGTCCTTAATATCAATCAAGTTATCTTGAAACTGCTGGCTATATTACATGACAATAACAGATTGAAACAGATGACTATTAAATggaatacaaatttttttatgacaAGAATATGTGAAAAGCCTTGTGATACAATCCTCTATTCTTAGGAACATAAGAAAACCAAATATGCATAATAATAGAACAGAACAATAACTGCTCTAGTCATTTATGTCACGTCCTACCTCAAAAACCTTAGATCAAGAGGCTCCATTCTCTCAGCGATCATACAACCATCCACGTCAAGTGCCGATACCCGGCCCACTTAGCAGCGAGACGTAAGCCAATCGCTAAAGCAGCAACAAGTAGTGGTACTGGAATCCTCCTCTCTGTCATTTCTTGGTCTTCAACCTGTTTCCCTTCCAAAAGTGTTTGGGAATACTGATAAATAGCCAAGGCTACAAATGTGATGAGCACCAAAACTCTAACCCAAGTCTCCCCAACAGCAGCTAGTACAGCTGCAACAGGCATTGCGCATGAAACATTGTCTCtctttttgattaattttgagaAAGTGTACAACCCTAGTAGAAGGGTCCAGAAGAAAGGTTCGGATATATAGCCTCTAACTGCCGCATAGCCAATAAGACCAGACACAGTCAAAACATAAGGTTGCTTGTTGATACAGTTAGGGACGGCAGCTTCGGCAATTGCTAAAACAACCGACGCAAGCACAATGACTGTGGTCAATTCTGGTATGGGAGCATTGTTGATTGTCCAAGAGTAGAAGGCTCGAACAGTATAGAACGAATCCTCCATGCATCTAATTGAAAAAGTGATCGGACTTCCTATGAATCGATACAGCATGGCGAAAAGATATGTCAAAAGGTTTCCCATAAAGCGGACAATACCAAAGACAGCATCCTTCCAGTTCGATAGTTCAAATAGAACAGCTCTCCAAGCATAGATGAGAAAGCCAAGTACTGCACAAAAGTAACACAGAACACATGAGTACACAAAAAAGACAGCATGTACAATTGGACCCAAAAAGAATCAACTGACCATTGAAAGCTTAGAGTTTTTAATTTCCACATGAGAGGTTATAGCTTAAATCCCAACAAAATATTTCTCATTATACACTGCTATGAGGTTAGAGAGTAGCCAGAAATTTTCAGAATTGCAGCAACCATGAACTTCTTGCTATGAATAACCAAATAAACACCACAAAGAAACTTGGGGGACATATCAAAAACCTTTTCGGTTCCACAGCACAATAAGAAATTAATGGATAAATGAATGTGTCCAAAAGCTGAACACTCCAACAGCACTTGAATTGCAACAAAATAATTTCCAAATACTTGCCCATTCATGCAACTACCCCAAATACAATAAAATTTCACACTTTGTGGCTCAAACACATGGAATTTTCTGAATTTCtaaaaattgaaagcaataaattaaaaaaatagagaggTTAAGGGACTGACCAAGAAGCCAAGGCCACCTGACAGGAGGATCAGGAGCTTCCTTAGCAAGGTACCGAAAGCGTTCCGGCATAGTGCTCCGCGCTCGAGCCTCCTTCTCTGCTTTCTCCCAATCAACAAAACCGCCGCCACTACCAGCGCCATCGTTGTCGTTTACTGCAAAACGCTTCAAACGAGAGATTCTGGAAAGTTCTTTAGGTGAAAATACAGTAACGAACCTCGGAGGCCTGAGAAAACATTGAGGTTTGGCGGGTGGGAGACGGGGTCTGAAGGAGAGGGTGGGAGATAGAAGAGTGGTGGACATGACTATGCCTATAGGTTGGGATTTAGAGAGGGTTTCCCGTTCATTTTTCCTTTGAAAAAATGCTTCAAGCACGAAGTTTACCCGTGATACGTTGGGGCGGGTTGACCCATTGGGCTTatattattcaatttaattttaatttagtgaTTGATATGGTACACGTAGCAGAAAGGACAAGGGACAGATTTTCTAAGTCACGAAGCAGAAGCCAGAAGGAGATGGCTCTGCAGTTGAATCACACAGCGCATGGAAGATCCGTTAGAAGAATGAGAGCAGGGTGGAAAACAATTCTGTTTGCTTGGTTGGGTTTTCATTTGGGCCTGAAAGGCCTTGACAAAATAGAAAGAAAGCGGGGGCCTATTCAAGACAACATTGTTAGGAGAATATATCCACCAAAAATTATTTGTCATTgttttaatgttaaaatttttttttgtatttattatctattatctctattactcatttattattttatttattatttattctattatataaaaatctaatttctacacttaataataaaattgatataaCATGTTTcagagaatattttttaatttaattattttaatttattaaatataatttattataataacttaattatatcaactaattaatttaattaaatatttaaatattaatataatttattatactttatattaattaattaattatactgcattaattataattttttatattagttaattgatttatatatataaggAAATAGAAATCAGTGCTATAAtaacattaaaatataataatatataagaaaataatCATAGCTGTTTAACTATaataatatagaatatatatGAATTAAATAACATGTAAAATAAACATCAAGCCTAAAATAGGAAATAAATACAAGTATAAAAtagaaaagtttaaaatttataattaatccaAGAATataaaagtcaccaaaaaaatccaagaatataaatttatatataaaaaaataattacggGTATAAAATAGGAAAAGTAGAAAATCATTGGGGCCCACGACAGCACTAGTAAGTCAAAAAGAGTCTGCACTGGCTCTCTCTTCCCTACCATGTGATGATTAAGAGAAGTTGCCAACTTTGCTTAATTGAGTAAATCCAGTTGCAGTTATTTCTCTTACTATTCGTGTTCCCGTTTTCTCTCGACAGAAAACCCATATCCACAACCCAGCGCCACCATGCCATCACCTTCTTCCTTCATCACAACGCTACTTCTATGCTGCTTCTTACAGTTATATCTTGCTTTTGCCGGTGACCCATTTGTTTTCTATGATTGGACTGTTTCCTACATCGGAGCCTCCCCCCTTGGAGTTAAACAGAAGGTTCCTTCGTTTTCTCTTTCTCTAGAAATTTGAAGTGCTGTTATCATGTATTCTCTCTTTTGCAAGTTCCCGAGTTAAATTCGACATTATGTATCGctttcttttgcttttggatagCACTGTGATAGATGCAATTTAGGCCACGGCAAGGGTTGTAATAAAACTCTAAAATTGTTTCATAAATCACAAAGTTGAGGAAttgaacttggcaacttgctgtATACTTTAATTCGTTGTTTATATGCTTTCTATGCACTTGTTTGCTTCTAAGCTAAGTGTTAATTATTGTTTTCTCAAACGGATAAGAGGAGGGTGAATTTTATTAACAATGTGCCTTTAAATGTCATCGCCATAAATcttttggggtggataggagaaCCAACTAGCCCCATAATTCAACAAACTATTGAAAACTGGCCTTCAAACTTTTCACCTTTAAGATATGTCACAGACTAGCATAGAATCCATGTCAACTGTGGACAAACTTTGTCACTTTCGGAATTTAAAATTATCCAGCTGTTTTACTGATTGCATTAAAGTAAATTTAGTAGAATTAGTTCATGTATCCAACCAGTGCTGCTGAAAAAGTGGTTTGTTtgtgtattttcttattttcttgtttAGTGGAATTTAGTGGTATATACATGTTTGATTAATATTCACTAAATAATGAGTTACTACATTGTCTCTTACTCTACTCATAGTATGACAAAAAAAATCCTATTTCAGGTAATTGGGATCAATGGGCAGTTTCCAGGACCAATTCTAAACGCCACCACAAACTGGAATGTTGTTGTAAATGTCAAGAATGACCTTGACGAACCATTGCTTTTGACATGGTAGATAAATTGTATTTTCTTAAATAGTGATGATGATAACTAGTAATGATTGATGGTTATGATCATGTTGAGTAGTTAATGTGCAGGAATGGTGTACAACATaggaaaaactcttggcaagatggAGTTTCAGGAACTAGTTGTCCAATTCCGGCAGGTTGGAATTGGACATATCAGTTTCAAGTTAAAGATCAGATAGGGAGTTTCTTCTACTTCCCTTCCTTAAACTTTCAGAAAGCAGCAGGAGGATATGGAGGAGTTATCATAAACAACCGAGAAGTTATTCCTCTTCCGTTTGGGTTCCCAGATGGAGATATCACAATACTTTTGAGTGACTGGTACACTAGGAGTCATAAGGTCTGATTGCTTTCTGTgacttccttttgttattttatctgtTCATTGAAATTGAGTCAATTGATCAATGCATTTGGTGATACAGGATCTCAGGAAGGATGTGGAAAATGGGGTTGATCTCGGAGTCCCAGATGGAGTTCTTATTAATGGATTTGGTCCTTATCGCTACGATGACACACTTGTCCCAGGTGGAATTTCCTACCAAATAATAAATGTTGAACCTGGTAAGGATCTCGGAAGTACATGTTTTCATCTACTTCTCATTTTCATATGACTAGTTTTATGCATATATTTGTCTACTGGCAGCCGAGTGGTCAAAATTTAAAGGTGAAAACATATGTTTGCTTCTGCTGTACTCAATCGCTATCAACTGTCTACCATTATGTCTGAAACACAGGGAAAACATATCGCTTCAGGGTTCATAATGTTGGTATCTCAACAAGCTTGAACTTCAGAATACAAAATCACAACTTGCTTCTTGTGGAGACTGAGGGGTCATACACAGTTCAGCAGAACTATGAAAACATGGATATTCATGTGGGTCAGTCGTATTCATTCTTAGTTACCATGGATCAAAATGCCACCACAGATTACTATATTGTTGCCAGTCCTCGGTTTGTTAATACATCGTGGGATAGAGCTACTGGAGTTGCCATTTTGCACTACTCCAATTCTCAGGGACCTGCTTCAGGTCCTCTTCCCGCTCTTATGGGTCAAGACGATCCTTCTTTCTCTATGAATCAAGCAAGATCAATAAGGTTAGCATTGTTTTTTATATTTAGCATTACCattcattttgtttttcaaagACTGCTCTAAGGTCTAACCTTAGAATCTTATATTCATTGGAAACCTGCTCTTTGATACATGCTTAAGTTTGATGCTAGCATGGAAAAGTTTAATCAAAGATGTTGGACATTATAGGATAAAGctgtaattttaatttatttgtttctcttttgatcacttttatgTTTTAGTGTTGTTTATAAGCATATTTTGAGATTGTAAAATCCTGATTGTTCAATCTTGTTTCTGATGGTGGTGTACTGTAGGTGGAATGTTTCTGCTGGAGCTGCACGTCCAAACCCACAAGGTTCCTTCCGATATGGTGATATTACCGTGACAGATGTGTATGTTATTCTTAATCGACCTCCAGAGCTTATAAATGGAAAGTGGCGTACTACACTTAACGGCATATCATATTTACCACCTTCAACACCCCTGAAGCTTGCGCAACAATTCAAAGTTCTAGGGGTGTATAAACTAGATTTTCCAAATAAATTCATGAACAGGCCTCCCAAAGTTGATACCTCCCTGATTAATGGCACTTTCAAAGGCTTTATGGAAATAATCTTTCAAAATAATGACACTACAGTCCAGACCTACCATATGGATGGCTATGCATTCTTTGTTGTTGGGTGAGACTTTAGCcttcaattttttttccatttttatgaTGTTTTAGGAATAGGAACATTAAATGACTCATTTCATTATTTCAATTGTAGCATGGATTTTGGAGTATGGACAGAAAATAGCAGAAGTACTTATAACAAGTGGGATGGTGTTGCTCGCAGCACTACGCAGGTATTACTCTATTACTTTCTTGACCCCAAAATCATTCTCCCATTCCATGCATCAGccagggacggatccagaaatgatattatgggggggccaataacacatataatattaaaaattatgtaaaaaaattatataatataagatgtattataaaaatatacggATAGagtatatattttaaagtaaaaaaatatgtgtatactttttactaacgaagtggtcgattcttcgtatcataaaattcactgataatagaatttgtgtcaaaattttcaacaattttcttttcaatataattaaaagacaattagcaagaaattcatcttttattttgtttctaagttatttttcacaatattcatagttgaaaaagatctcttaattgtagcagttgaaacagagagaattaatatcaaacgaataaaaaaaacagc
Coding sequences:
- the LOC112737614 gene encoding monocopper oxidase-like protein SKU5 isoform X2 encodes the protein MLMCRNGVQHRKNSWQDGVSGTSCPIPAGWNWTYQFQVKDQIGSFFYFPSLNFQKAAGGYGGVIINNREVIPLPFGFPDGDITILLSDWYTRSHKDLRKDVENGVDLGVPDGVLINGFGPYRYDDTLVPGGISYQIINVEPGKTYRFRVHNVGISTSLNFRIQNHNLLLVETEGSYTVQQNYENMDIHVGQSYSFLVTMDQNATTDYYIVASPRFVNTSWDRATGVAILHYSNSQGPASGPLPALMGQDDPSFSMNQARSIRWNVSAGAARPNPQGSFRYGDITVTDVYVILNRPPELINGKWRTTLNGISYLPPSTPLKLAQQFKVLGVYKLDFPNKFMNRPPKVDTSLINGTFKGFMEIIFQNNDTTVQTYHMDGYAFFVVGMDFGVWTENSRSTYNKWDGVARSTTQVFPGAWTAILVSLDNAGIWNLRAENLNSWYLGQEVYIQVVNPEVDYTESSLPQNAIYCGLLSSLQKEQSHKFDFSMGSPFCSNSRVMLALLLLVLIESFFFSMWSVVL
- the LOC112737614 gene encoding monocopper oxidase-like protein SKU5 isoform X1, encoding MPSPSSFITTLLLCCFLQLYLAFAGDPFVFYDWTVSYIGASPLGVKQKVIGINGQFPGPILNATTNWNVVVNVKNDLDEPLLLTWNGVQHRKNSWQDGVSGTSCPIPAGWNWTYQFQVKDQIGSFFYFPSLNFQKAAGGYGGVIINNREVIPLPFGFPDGDITILLSDWYTRSHKDLRKDVENGVDLGVPDGVLINGFGPYRYDDTLVPGGISYQIINVEPGKTYRFRVHNVGISTSLNFRIQNHNLLLVETEGSYTVQQNYENMDIHVGQSYSFLVTMDQNATTDYYIVASPRFVNTSWDRATGVAILHYSNSQGPASGPLPALMGQDDPSFSMNQARSIRWNVSAGAARPNPQGSFRYGDITVTDVYVILNRPPELINGKWRTTLNGISYLPPSTPLKLAQQFKVLGVYKLDFPNKFMNRPPKVDTSLINGTFKGFMEIIFQNNDTTVQTYHMDGYAFFVVGMDFGVWTENSRSTYNKWDGVARSTTQVFPGAWTAILVSLDNAGIWNLRAENLNSWYLGQEVYIQVVNPEVDYTESSLPQNAIYCGLLSSLQKEQSHKFDFSMGSPFCSNSRVMLALLLLVLIESFFFSMWSVVL
- the LOC112737613 gene encoding uncharacterized protein, which encodes MSTTLLSPTLSFRPRLPPAKPQCFLRPPRFVTVFSPKELSRISRLKRFAVNDNDGAGSGGGFVDWEKAEKEARARSTMPERFRYLAKEAPDPPVRWPWLLVLGFLIYAWRAVLFELSNWKDAVFGIVRFMGNLLTYLFAMLYRFIGSPITFSIRCMEDSFYTVRAFYSWTINNAPIPELTTVIVLASVVLAIAEAAVPNCINKQPYVLTVSGLIGYAAVRGYISEPFFWTLLLGLYTFSKLIKKRDNVSCAMPVAAVLAAVGETWVRVLVLITFVALAIYQYSQTLLEGKQVEDQEMTERRIPVPLLVAALAIGLRLAAKWAGYRHLTWMVV